The Cyclobacteriaceae bacterium genome includes a region encoding these proteins:
- a CDS encoding SusC/RagA family TonB-linked outer membrane protein gives MRDFFTRQWFVFNTGIRIRYLSVIIFLAISCLFNSNVQAQAQARISLHMNEVEIGNVLTELEKQTGKKFIYRDDQLDASEKVSINVDSVSLVEALIQLLHPKNISFKIHESESRVTLRKNPNRSQNSEVGDRPLFTVSGTVIDEKSKAGIAGVNIIIKGTASGTTTDAEGKFALEAGEKDVLVFSFIGFVSFETVVGDKTIIDVTMSEDARNLEEVTVHAGYYDVDSKELTGNIGRMSSKQIASQPVLNPLQAMQGRIAGVQVQQYSGIPGDAFIIQVRGMNSIRGQTANEPLYLIDGVPFSSATMFSAGGGVIRGGTNPLNSINPSDIESIEVLKDADATAIYGSRGSNGVVLITTKKGKSGKTKVDLNIYTGIGSMGRQMDMLNTSQYVRMRKEAFKNDGVTPTISNAPDLLVWDTTRQTDWRKELLGGTAKITNAQASISGGNASTQFLFGGGYLKQTTVFPGDYNYQKGSMHFNISHSSLDSKFLMNFSTSFVIDQNVLPTTDFTGLVYSLTPNSPQIYNPDGSLNWSNGTWNNPYGDMRRSYTAKTRNLISNLTLSYEVAKGLKLKLNTGLNYLNTNERSITPIAAQNPAFNPTGSSNTTTGSITSWIAEPQIEYQKAVGGGRLSALLGTTFQQSIRDKTGYFASGFINDTQLENPVAAATVTPSGVEYSEYKYHAVFGRINYAWKEKYILNLTGRRDGSSRFGPNRQFANFGAVGAAWIFSSEDFIKNFIPGLSFGKLRGSFGVTGSDQIGDYQYLDTHTSTQYTYQGGKGLYPTRLYNPDYSWEENKKIEGGIELGFFNDRLAFSASYYHNRSSNQLVGYTLPAVAGFTSIQSNLPAVIQNTGLEIVVSNLNIRRGSFSWSSSLNVTLPTNRLVSYPNIEGSSYANTYAVDKSLFVVKKYKSLGVDPQTGLYSFEDVDNNGVLSTAVDAQFLKQRTFDYYGGLQNTITVGNFELQFFFQFVKQVGFNYLYSIGLPPGYRGNQPTLVLERWQRPGDITDVQRYTQGGVAATAFGNAISNGDGILSDASFIRLQNASLSWTMPAAVSGKIRAEKVRLYVQGQNLFVITDYNGSDPEPQNVKSLSPLRMMTIGAQLTF, from the coding sequence ATGAGAGATTTTTTTACCAGACAATGGTTTGTTTTCAACACGGGAATCAGGATTCGCTATTTATCAGTGATTATTTTTTTAGCGATTTCATGCTTATTCAATTCTAATGTCCAGGCCCAAGCCCAGGCAAGAATTTCGCTGCACATGAATGAAGTGGAGATAGGGAATGTACTGACAGAGTTGGAAAAGCAAACCGGTAAGAAATTCATTTATCGGGATGACCAGTTGGATGCGTCGGAAAAGGTTTCGATTAATGTGGATAGTGTGTCGCTTGTTGAAGCACTAATACAGCTGCTTCATCCTAAAAACATCTCCTTTAAAATCCATGAATCGGAATCAAGGGTTACTCTCAGAAAGAACCCCAACAGATCTCAAAATTCTGAAGTGGGTGACCGACCCTTATTCACCGTTTCTGGAACCGTCATTGATGAGAAATCAAAGGCTGGTATTGCCGGTGTAAATATTATCATCAAAGGAACTGCGTCTGGAACGACTACCGATGCGGAAGGAAAATTTGCTCTGGAAGCAGGGGAGAAAGACGTTCTGGTATTTTCCTTTATTGGCTTCGTCTCTTTTGAAACGGTGGTTGGTGACAAGACAATTATTGATGTAACGATGAGTGAGGACGCGAGGAATCTAGAGGAAGTAACGGTGCACGCAGGTTATTACGACGTGGATTCCAAGGAGCTTACCGGAAATATAGGACGCATGAGTTCGAAACAAATCGCGTCGCAACCTGTGCTGAATCCCTTGCAGGCAATGCAGGGCAGGATAGCGGGTGTTCAGGTTCAGCAGTACTCCGGGATTCCTGGTGATGCATTTATAATACAAGTAAGGGGTATGAATAGTATAAGAGGGCAAACAGCCAACGAGCCCCTATATCTCATTGACGGCGTTCCCTTTTCATCGGCCACGATGTTCAGTGCGGGAGGTGGTGTGATTCGTGGCGGTACTAATCCGCTCAACTCAATCAATCCTTCAGATATTGAAAGTATCGAAGTATTAAAGGATGCTGATGCCACGGCGATCTATGGTTCACGCGGATCGAATGGTGTTGTGTTGATTACAACCAAGAAAGGTAAAAGCGGAAAGACGAAAGTTGATCTCAATATTTACACGGGAATAGGTTCAATGGGCCGGCAAATGGATATGCTTAATACTTCCCAGTATGTCAGGATGCGTAAGGAGGCTTTTAAGAACGATGGAGTTACGCCAACAATCTCCAATGCGCCTGATCTTCTGGTCTGGGATACAACAAGGCAAACTGATTGGAGGAAGGAGTTGCTGGGAGGGACGGCAAAGATTACCAATGCACAGGCAAGTATTTCGGGTGGGAATGCCAGTACGCAATTTCTATTCGGCGGCGGATACCTGAAGCAAACGACCGTCTTTCCCGGAGATTACAATTATCAAAAGGGTTCTATGCATTTCAATATTTCTCATAGTTCCCTTGATTCAAAATTCCTGATGAATTTCTCCACCAGTTTTGTGATTGATCAGAATGTCCTGCCCACAACGGACTTCACAGGCCTGGTATATTCGTTAACGCCCAATTCGCCCCAAATTTATAATCCTGACGGATCGCTTAATTGGTCAAATGGAACATGGAACAATCCTTACGGTGATATGAGGCGCAGTTACACTGCCAAGACCAGGAATTTGATCAGCAATCTTACCTTATCATATGAAGTAGCAAAGGGTTTGAAATTGAAACTCAATACAGGATTGAATTACCTCAATACGAATGAGCGAAGCATCACTCCAATCGCCGCACAAAATCCGGCCTTCAATCCAACGGGTTCCTCGAACACCACCACCGGATCTATAACATCCTGGATCGCTGAACCACAGATCGAATATCAAAAGGCGGTTGGAGGGGGCAGACTGTCCGCGTTACTTGGTACAACGTTTCAACAATCGATTCGTGATAAGACAGGATATTTCGCTTCCGGATTTATTAACGACACACAGCTTGAGAATCCAGTAGCGGCTGCGACAGTTACTCCCTCAGGCGTTGAGTATTCAGAGTATAAGTATCACGCAGTGTTCGGACGAATCAATTACGCGTGGAAGGAAAAGTATATTCTTAATCTGACAGGCAGGAGAGACGGTTCCAGTCGATTTGGACCTAACCGGCAGTTCGCAAATTTCGGGGCTGTGGGTGCAGCCTGGATTTTTTCAAGTGAAGATTTTATCAAGAATTTCATTCCCGGACTTTCCTTTGGAAAGTTAAGAGGAAGCTTTGGTGTAACCGGTAGTGATCAGATCGGGGACTATCAATACCTCGATACGCATACATCCACTCAGTACACCTACCAGGGAGGTAAAGGGCTATATCCAACGCGATTATACAATCCGGACTACAGCTGGGAAGAGAACAAGAAGATTGAAGGAGGGATCGAACTCGGCTTTTTCAATGATCGTTTAGCATTTTCGGCGAGCTACTATCATAACCGATCTTCCAACCAGCTGGTGGGCTATACCTTACCTGCGGTTGCGGGATTCACTTCCATCCAAAGCAACCTTCCGGCGGTCATTCAAAATACCGGTTTAGAGATTGTAGTCTCTAATCTGAATATCCGCCGAGGAAGTTTTTCGTGGAGTTCCAGCCTGAACGTCACACTGCCAACCAATAGACTGGTAAGTTATCCGAACATTGAAGGGTCCAGCTATGCCAACACCTATGCGGTCGACAAATCGTTGTTCGTTGTAAAGAAGTATAAGAGCCTTGGTGTCGATCCTCAAACCGGCTTGTATTCCTTTGAAGATGTTGATAATAATGGCGTATTAAGTACAGCAGTCGACGCGCAATTCCTTAAGCAACGGACTTTCGATTATTATGGTGGACTTCAGAATACGATAACCGTTGGAAATTTTGAATTGCAATTCTTCTTTCAATTCGTAAAACAGGTTGGATTTAATTATTTGTATAGTATCGGACTTCCACCTGGTTATCGTGGTAACCAACCGACGTTGGTACTGGAGCGGTGGCAACGACCTGGTGATATCACGGATGTTCAACGATATACTCAGGGCGGCGTAGCAGCCACCGCATTCGGAAATGCCATTTCCAATGGCGATGGAATTCTTTCCGATGCTTCTTTCATTCGGTTACAAAATGCTTCATTGTCGTGGACGATGCCTGCGGCAGTATCCGGAAAGATCAGGGCTGAAAAGGTGAGGCTTTACGTTCAGGGCCAAAACCTGTTTGTCATCACAGACTATAATGGCTCTGATCCTGAACCTCAAAATGTCAAATCTCTATCACCCCTGCGGATGATGACCATTGGCGCTCAATTGACCTTTTAA
- a CDS encoding FecR family protein, protein MEKSNFDKLLEKYATNETTPEETAKIEAWLDVAKTENFSEDEFTKSQEEHLFKKITGNLGLNEFKHSLPVRRRRLSSWTIGIAASFLLILSISALVWMISNNSTVEKLILNDGTLVWLKGDSRLNYYEKPNDPTRYAELSGEGLFEVAKDPARPFVIQCGSMTVRVLGTSFNLKVVNDSLYLDVLTGKVKVISEKDSAGIQVVPRERVVFSAFRKVEDEKLSTTQISKITRQTEYNMQFSNVRVTDVLDRMEEKFEVQVKRGKEFKDCPITADFTDHSLESTLKMLSDIIDFTYVVEGKTVTISGNGCN, encoded by the coding sequence ATGGAAAAATCAAATTTTGATAAACTCTTAGAGAAGTACGCAACAAACGAAACGACGCCGGAAGAGACTGCGAAGATTGAGGCGTGGCTGGATGTGGCGAAAACTGAAAATTTCTCTGAGGACGAGTTTACAAAGTCCCAAGAAGAACATCTGTTCAAAAAAATCACCGGTAATCTTGGTTTAAATGAGTTTAAACATTCGTTGCCTGTAAGACGTCGGCGACTTAGTTCCTGGACGATTGGTATAGCCGCCTCCTTTCTACTGATCCTTTCTATATCGGCTCTTGTCTGGATGATATCCAACAACTCTACTGTTGAGAAACTTATTCTCAATGATGGAACACTGGTATGGCTGAAGGGAGACAGTCGGCTCAACTACTACGAGAAGCCCAATGATCCGACGCGTTATGCCGAGTTGTCGGGAGAGGGTTTATTTGAAGTGGCGAAAGATCCGGCCAGACCGTTTGTTATTCAATGCGGGAGCATGACCGTCAGAGTTCTCGGAACAAGTTTTAATCTTAAAGTTGTCAACGACAGTCTTTACCTGGACGTGCTTACCGGAAAAGTGAAAGTAATTTCTGAAAAAGACAGTGCAGGCATTCAAGTTGTTCCCCGTGAACGTGTCGTGTTCAGTGCATTTCGTAAAGTGGAAGATGAAAAGTTAAGCACCACCCAGATATCGAAGATTACCCGACAGACGGAATACAATATGCAGTTCAGTAATGTGCGGGTGACGGACGTATTGGACAGGATGGAGGAAAAATTTGAAGTTCAGGTAAAGCGTGGTAAAGAGTTTAAAGATTGTCCGATCACGGCCGACTTTACTGATCATTCACTTGAAAGCACTTTAAAAATGCTTTCAGACATTATTGATTTCACCTATGTAGTTGAAGGTAAAACGGTCACCATTTCCGGAAATGGGTGTAATTGA
- a CDS encoding RNA polymerase sigma-70 factor yields MNLEEHHTDEELVSFLTQDNEQAFEIIYTRYASELYRYVRKSISIKEDCEEIVQDVFESLWNRRGNVSITNLSSYLFSAVRYKAISYFQRSLVRKKYEEHFKFFELLYDNSEELQMSPTEASAIIQRCVRELPQRYQEVVNLRVYEQLTNQEIARKMNVTPQTVEIYFSNALKGLRTAYRAGFRPIKS; encoded by the coding sequence TTGAACCTTGAAGAGCACCATACCGACGAGGAGCTTGTATCATTTCTTACCCAGGATAACGAGCAGGCTTTTGAAATCATCTATACGCGGTATGCGTCGGAGCTGTACCGGTATGTCCGGAAGAGTATTTCTATAAAGGAGGATTGTGAGGAAATTGTCCAGGATGTTTTCGAGTCGCTGTGGAATCGCCGTGGAAACGTTTCAATCACCAACCTTTCGTCCTATTTGTTCAGTGCCGTGCGATACAAAGCCATCAGTTATTTTCAGCGAAGCCTGGTGCGGAAGAAGTATGAAGAGCACTTTAAATTTTTTGAACTGCTATATGACAACAGCGAGGAACTGCAGATGAGCCCAACTGAAGCGAGCGCCATTATTCAGCGTTGTGTGCGTGAGCTTCCCCAACGGTATCAGGAGGTAGTTAACCTCCGGGTGTATGAGCAGTTGACGAACCAGGAGATTGCAAGAAAAATGAATGTCACCCCGCAGACCGTGGAAATCTATTTTTCAAACGCCCTAAAAGGCCTGAGGACTGCCTATCGGGCCGGTTTCCGCCCAATAAAATCCTGA
- a CDS encoding helix-turn-helix transcriptional regulator has translation MEAEFTVLENTRIGKNILNFRRIREKKASEVARHVGLSEAAYTKYERGESQITVTFIQKVAEFLEVDPLQIISASPSTFFENVHNSSILNNSNFHTFSTTSEEHLKMLNKLMESVISLNERMAKLIEGKKVN, from the coding sequence ATGGAAGCAGAATTCACAGTATTGGAGAATACGCGGATCGGAAAGAATATCCTGAACTTCAGGAGGATCCGGGAAAAAAAAGCGAGTGAAGTCGCGCGGCACGTAGGTCTGAGCGAAGCGGCCTATACCAAGTATGAAAGAGGAGAAAGTCAGATTACTGTTACTTTCATCCAGAAGGTTGCCGAGTTTCTTGAAGTGGACCCATTGCAAATAATCTCTGCAAGTCCGTCAACTTTCTTCGAAAACGTCCACAATTCATCAATCTTAAATAACAGTAATTTTCACACCTTTTCAACTACAAGTGAAGAGCATTTGAAAATGCTGAACAAGTTAATGGAGTCTGTAATCTCTCTCAATGAGAGAATGGCCAAATTAATTGAAGGAAAAAAGGTAAACTAA
- a CDS encoding RagB/SusD family nutrient uptake outer membrane protein, which yields MKRYIILFLVTIALDACESFVEIAPPKTESVSSIVYADDVSATAAIRGIYHEMVRSGFASGLSSSVTFVGGASADELISYGSALDEFYNNNVLPTSNSNSAIWAGAYKSIYYCNSAIEGLQQSTSITAAVRNQLLGEAKFIRSFCHFYLTNLYGEIPISTSTDYVVNSSSKRATKDQVIALIKQDLTEAQGLLANDFQFTSSERVRVTSWAASAMLARVHLYSGDWVNAESVSTTVINQATLFKLVTDLNVAFLKNSTEAIWQLMPVVTGQNTNEGSLFIPFSSTSLPSTASLTTSLINSFEVGDKRKTNWTGNQTVAATVIYFPLKYKVRLLNQPVTEYSMVLRLAEQYLIRSEARARQGKLPESMSDLDVIRSRAGLPSIQTKIPVPTMDNLLLAIEQERRVEFFSEWGHRWLDLKRWDRANAVLQPVKPGWALTDLLYPIPQTELAANPNLNPQNSGY from the coding sequence ATGAAACGATATATTATTTTATTCCTGGTGACGATTGCACTCGATGCCTGTGAAAGCTTTGTAGAGATCGCCCCTCCAAAGACAGAATCTGTAAGCTCTATCGTGTATGCCGATGATGTTAGTGCGACCGCTGCTATCAGAGGAATCTATCATGAGATGGTGCGTTCCGGTTTTGCGAGTGGTCTTAGCTCAAGCGTGACATTCGTTGGCGGAGCCTCGGCCGATGAGTTGATCAGTTATGGTTCTGCGCTCGATGAGTTCTACAATAATAATGTCCTTCCGACCTCCAACAGTAATTCAGCTATTTGGGCCGGGGCTTACAAATCTATTTACTATTGCAACTCTGCCATTGAGGGTCTTCAGCAGAGTACCTCCATTACCGCGGCCGTTAGAAATCAGCTCTTGGGAGAAGCCAAGTTTATCAGGTCGTTCTGTCACTTCTACCTTACGAATCTATATGGTGAAATTCCAATTTCTACATCCACAGACTATGTTGTCAATTCAAGTTCCAAACGGGCAACGAAAGATCAGGTGATCGCTCTGATCAAACAGGATCTTACGGAAGCACAAGGCTTACTTGCAAATGATTTTCAATTCACCAGTAGTGAACGTGTTCGGGTCACGTCATGGGCGGCTTCGGCAATGCTTGCAAGGGTTCATTTATATAGCGGTGATTGGGTCAATGCAGAAAGCGTTTCAACCACGGTAATTAACCAGGCAACTCTTTTCAAGCTGGTAACAGATCTCAATGTTGCTTTTTTAAAGAACAGCACGGAAGCGATCTGGCAACTTATGCCAGTGGTAACGGGTCAAAATACGAACGAAGGTTCACTGTTCATCCCTTTCTCCTCTACGTCATTACCGTCAACGGCATCTTTGACCACTTCGCTTATCAATTCGTTTGAAGTGGGAGATAAGCGGAAGACAAACTGGACCGGAAATCAAACGGTTGCCGCTACGGTCATTTATTTTCCATTAAAGTATAAAGTCAGACTTTTAAACCAACCCGTTACTGAATATTCAATGGTCCTGCGTTTGGCAGAACAATACCTGATTCGTTCCGAGGCGCGTGCCCGGCAAGGAAAATTACCTGAGTCCATGAGCGACCTGGACGTGATCCGTTCTCGTGCGGGCCTGCCCTCCATTCAAACGAAGATCCCCGTTCCAACGATGGATAATTTGCTGTTGGCTATCGAACAAGAGAGAAGGGTTGAATTCTTTTCAGAGTGGGGGCATCGCTGGCTTGATTTGAAACGCTGGGATCGCGCCAATGCCGTGCTGCAGCCAGTAAAACCGGGGTGGGCATTAACTGACTTGCTCTATCCAATTCCTCAAACAGAACTTGCTGCTAATCCGAACTTGAACCCACAAAATTCAGGATACTAA
- a CDS encoding DUF4974 domain-containing protein: MNTYWLIDRVLSGKATPDEKEELEKWMAADPRNKEEYEDMKLLWEFSKDTSDKRKTDPHFYEGLYKIRDIIELRKRSGKNDWKVYLAILALIFSLVALVYCCISYQSKESRGGQAITIQQRCLDEVFVIVQKRYNVSIAVDNPSVMKCRFTGTFNSRARLEEVMDVIRKSTGLDYHITDRSHITIKGQCR, from the coding sequence ATGAACACATACTGGCTGATCGACCGTGTATTATCGGGTAAGGCAACTCCTGATGAAAAAGAGGAGCTTGAAAAATGGATGGCAGCAGATCCCCGGAACAAAGAGGAGTATGAGGACATGAAGTTGCTTTGGGAATTTTCCAAGGATACTTCTGACAAGAGAAAAACCGACCCGCATTTTTATGAGGGGCTTTATAAGATTCGTGACATTATTGAACTGCGCAAGCGGTCGGGAAAGAATGACTGGAAAGTTTACCTCGCCATCCTGGCGTTGATATTCTCCCTGGTGGCGCTGGTGTATTGTTGTATTTCCTATCAGTCAAAGGAGTCAAGAGGTGGACAAGCAATTACGATTCAGCAGCGATGCCTCGATGAGGTTTTCGTGATCGTGCAGAAACGATATAACGTTAGTATTGCTGTAGATAATCCATCCGTTATGAAGTGCCGGTTTACGGGTACGTTTAATTCGCGGGCAAGGCTGGAAGAAGTAATGGACGTTATCAGGAAATCGACCGGCCTGGATTATCATATCACGGATCGCTCTCATATAACGATTAAGGGACAATGTAGATAG
- a CDS encoding sigma-70 family RNA polymerase sigma factor: MFGGIDDDHIRKLLYAYPSRAINLLYNKYYHNLIKLSFRLTDDAAASEDIVQEVFAMVSEKHRELSHPHSVPIRGFLIKVVKYKSIDFFRQSERIKHKLAEIQHRLKDDVEFPVESHIINREQTAALWALVMSFPKRERECLRLRYEEDLSLDETAERLGISRKSVERSLTSARKRLLRIGKENLGYY; the protein is encoded by the coding sequence ATGTTCGGTGGTATAGACGATGATCACATACGTAAACTTCTATATGCTTATCCTTCGAGAGCAATTAATCTGCTGTACAACAAGTACTACCACAACCTGATCAAACTTTCATTCAGACTTACGGACGATGCTGCGGCGTCGGAGGACATCGTCCAGGAAGTATTTGCTATGGTTTCTGAAAAGCACCGGGAACTAAGTCATCCTCACTCCGTGCCGATCCGTGGGTTTTTGATCAAGGTCGTGAAATACAAGTCCATTGACTTTTTCAGACAAAGCGAGCGGATCAAACACAAACTCGCCGAGATCCAGCACCGGCTTAAAGACGATGTGGAGTTTCCTGTGGAATCACATATTATCAATCGTGAACAAACCGCCGCGCTCTGGGCACTTGTTATGTCGTTTCCCAAACGGGAGCGCGAGTGCCTTCGACTTCGTTACGAAGAAGATCTTTCCCTGGATGAGACGGCTGAAAGGCTTGGGATTTCGAGAAAATCCGTGGAACGAAGTCTGACAAGCGCCCGGAAAAGGCTACTTAGAATTGGAAAAGAAAATCTGGGATATTATTAA
- a CDS encoding TlpA family protein disulfide reductase, whose product MSLIASVAIAIAQKKYTPIKEGDEMPSISFTFLESSQISKRPIDFKGRVTVLDVWTTSCGWCILTMPKMHDIQRKYGKEVQVILVNDAEDQAKVERLIAKRSNIPRLKISLPVVLGDSLLTKVILKHVEMPTYMVFGKDGRFVKKVFGAENVDRIVDALLHGKPIEDSISVKVQTAQKAIWQSELASGDVNGPTNIMFTPEGGSAISCHRSSIIDLYRFAYGEFFTRPRRELSFVEPMPFNRVIFESERHGNPGKHYYNKVQSDSLYSYKMTAPPNSSWLKMSGAMANDLDNWFGFESRIEKRIVKYVSLTIPDTTIFKTVDGEFSGSLDEAEICFKNFTIQQFLRNWNASLAGEKYYMGRYPIVYESEYKGRIKSMCAEGVDTIDPTAVDKAISKFGIRFQLVERPVDMLVIRDKKMLE is encoded by the coding sequence ATGTCGCTAATCGCATCAGTAGCGATAGCAATCGCTCAGAAAAAATATACGCCAATAAAAGAGGGTGACGAGATGCCTTCAATTTCTTTTACATTCCTGGAGTCATCACAAATATCAAAAAGACCAATTGACTTTAAAGGCCGGGTGACGGTCCTTGATGTCTGGACAACGAGTTGTGGCTGGTGCATTTTAACCATGCCCAAGATGCATGACATCCAGCGGAAATATGGAAAGGAAGTTCAGGTAATCCTTGTTAACGATGCAGAGGATCAAGCTAAAGTTGAAAGGCTCATTGCAAAACGATCAAATATTCCGCGCCTAAAAATTTCCTTGCCGGTTGTTTTAGGGGATTCACTTTTAACAAAGGTCATTCTTAAGCATGTTGAAATGCCAACGTATATGGTGTTTGGGAAGGACGGTCGTTTCGTTAAAAAGGTGTTCGGGGCCGAGAATGTAGATAGAATTGTTGATGCCCTGCTCCACGGAAAACCCATAGAAGATTCTATTTCCGTTAAAGTTCAGACCGCTCAGAAAGCGATTTGGCAATCCGAGCTCGCAAGTGGTGACGTTAATGGCCCTACGAATATTATGTTCACTCCCGAAGGCGGCTCAGCGATATCGTGTCATAGGAGCAGTATCATTGATCTTTACAGGTTTGCTTACGGTGAATTTTTTACAAGACCAAGACGAGAACTTTCATTCGTCGAGCCTATGCCTTTCAATCGTGTTATTTTTGAATCCGAACGGCATGGGAATCCGGGAAAGCACTATTATAATAAGGTACAGTCCGACAGCCTTTATTCTTATAAAATGACAGCCCCGCCAAATTCTTCATGGCTCAAAATGTCAGGCGCTATGGCCAATGATCTTGATAACTGGTTCGGTTTTGAATCAAGAATAGAAAAAAGAATTGTCAAATACGTGTCATTAACCATTCCTGACACAACGATTTTTAAAACCGTTGATGGTGAGTTTTCGGGGTCATTAGACGAGGCTGAGATCTGCTTTAAAAATTTTACGATCCAGCAATTCCTCAGAAACTGGAATGCCAGTCTTGCAGGTGAAAAGTATTACATGGGGAGATATCCGATTGTTTATGAGTCGGAATACAAAGGAAGAATTAAGAGCATGTGCGCAGAAGGAGTTGATACCATTGATCCAACCGCAGTCGATAAAGCGATTTCAAAATTCGGGATACGATTTCAACTCGTTGAGCGTCCGGTTGACATGCTCGTGATTCGAGATAAAAAGATGCTTGAATAA